From one Solanum stenotomum isolate F172 chromosome 12, ASM1918654v1, whole genome shotgun sequence genomic stretch:
- the LOC125847531 gene encoding proline-rich receptor-like protein kinase PERK1: MDSSPGTASSNDTDSKESPSSNGTPPSSSDSKNDSPSSSSSSSPPPKNESPPSSPPPQSPPPSPNASPPPKNDSPPPASPPPSSSESNSSPSKDNNNNNNNDQSPNPSSNTPSQSPPPSSTYNTPSTPNSPKNPPSFLLFSPPPPVSSRESPAPPHAHLSPPPRSGSNQPSPANDDSSSTVGIVAGIAVGGIVIIALIILCVWCSKRKKKQRYYMAPGPKGGDPYYNNNNQWNRRQSMDHVMKVPQSEMGTQSGWAGATPHQQGASSSGEFGSGYSGQAVPLPSQSPNMGLGGFSQSQFSYEELAKATDGFSQANLLGQGGFGYVHKGVLNDGRVVAIKSLKAGSGQGEREFQAEVEIISRVHHRHLVSLVGYCIANGQRMLVYEYVDNKTLEFHLHGKGQPVMDWETRLKIALGSAKGLAYLHEDCQYRIIHRDIKAANILLDLNYEALVADFGLAKLTSDNNTHVSTRVMGTFGYLAPEYASSGKLTEKSDVFSYGVMLLELITAKKPVDPSNMMEDSLVDWARPLLTRALEEEKYDGLVDPRLEGNFDTDELHRMIGCAASSIRHSAKRRPKMSQIVRALEGNSSLEDLNDNPKPSKVPSFAASNGAPTQNYDTGMYNADMMKFRKMIMPTQEFSSSPSE, encoded by the exons ATGGATTCATCTCCTGGAACTGCTTCCTCCAATGATACTGATTCTAAAGAAAGCCCTTCTTCAAATGGAACTCCGCCTTCATCTTCAGATTCAAAAAATGATTCTCCTTCGTCTTCGTCTTCTTCATCTCCACCACCAAAAAATGAATCTCCACcttcatcaccaccaccacaATCTCCTCCTCCATCTCCTAATGCATCACCACCTCCAAAAAATGATTCTCCTCCGCCTGCTTCACCACCACCATCCTCTTCTGAATCTAATTCATCACCatcaaaagataataataataataataataatgatcaATCCCCAAATCCTTCTTCTAATACACCTTCACAATCACCACCACCATCATCCACGTATAATACTCCATCAACCCCAAATAGTCCTAAAAATCCTCCAtcatttctattattttctccACCACCTCCTGTTTCTTCACGTGAATCGCCTGCACCTCCTCATGCTCATTTGTCTCCTCCTCCACGCTCAGGATCTAATCAACCATCACCTGCAAACGATGATTCCTCAAGTACTGTTGGTATAGTAGCTGGAATTGCTGTCGGAGGCATAGTCATAATTGCATTAATCATTCTATGTGTATGGTGTAgtaaaaggaagaagaaacagAGATACTATATGGCTCCTGGACCTAAAG GTGGTGATCCATActacaataacaacaatcaaTGGAATAGACGTCAGTCGATGGATCATGTAATGAAGGTACCACAAAGTGAAATGGGGACTCAGAGTGGTTGGGCTGGAGCTACTCCACATCAGCAGGGAGCTAGTTCAAGCGGCGAATTTGGCTCAGGTTATTCAGGCCAAGCAGTGCCATTGCCTTCTCAATCACCTAACATGGGACTTGGTGGTTTCTCCCAGAGTCAATTCAGTTATGAGGAGCTAGCTAAGGCCACAGATGGATTTTCTCAGGCCAATCTGTTAGGACAAGGTGGTTTCGGATACGTGCATAAAGGTGTTTTGAATGATGGAAGAGTGGTTGCCATCAAGAGTTTGAAAGCAGGAAGTGGACAAGGAGAACGAGAATTTCAAGCTGAGGTTGAGATCATTAGCAGAGTTCATCATCGTCATCTTGTGTCCCTCGTTGGATATTGCATTGCTAATGGACAACGCATGTTGGTCTATGAATATGTTGACAACAAAACCTTGGAGTTTCACCTTCATG GAAAAGGTCAACCTGTCATGGATTGGGAGACCAGACTTAAAATTGCTTTGGGATCAGCTAAAGGACTTGCTTATCTCCATGAAGATT GCCAATATAGAATTATCCACCGCGACATCAAGGCTGCAAATATTCTACTAGACCTCAATTATGAAGCCTTG GTGGCAGATTTTGGATTGGCTAAGCTTACTTCGGATAACAACACTCATGTATCAACTCGTGTTATGGGAACATTCGG GTACTTAGCTCCTGAATATGCATCAAGTGGCAAACTAACAGAGAAGTCAGATGTGTTTTCATATGGAGTAATGCTGTTGGAGCTCATAACCGCAAAAAAACCTGTTGATCCTAGCAATATGATGGAGGACAGTTTAGTAGATTGG GCTAGGCCCCTTCTTACAAGAGCACTGGAAGAGGAAAAATATGATGGATTGGTAGACCCACGTCTTGAAGGGAACTTTGATACAGATGAGCTACATCGCATGATAGGTTGTGCTGCTTCTAGCATTCGCCACTCTGCTAAAAGACGTCCCAAAATGAGTCAG ATTGTACGTGCATTGGAAGGCAATTCCTCGTTGGAGGACTTGAACGATAATCCAAAACCAAGCAAGGTTCCTAGCTTTGCCGCGTCAAATGGGGCACCCACTCAGAACTATGATACTGGTATGTATAATGCTGATATGATGAAGTTCAGGAAAATGATTATGCCAACCCAAGAATTCAGCAGCAGTCCAAGTGAGTAA
- the LOC125847541 gene encoding F-box protein At5g49610-like — MEFSQAYYMNDDSDDNSPYIFKGFSSATTSQRRGIHPLAGYDFKTEAYEKVDEFPAHIIRKGDKKIKDLVKEHVLPFLPAKSLMKFKAVSKDWEKWIASPLLTHQQSFSCQSFSGYFYQNMSKWDMNTTFLSLDPSTIGVPSPALDFLPEVVKILSSCNGLLLCQGLEKYYVCNPATKNWKILPPPRYYHGDEPAIVLAFEPSLRNIEAYYHVICAFPMLDQPIIGFEIYSSESDSWSCSSAYCSDLENPCLVGGGLFMKGVAYYETKSNEVLAFDVKEEIAAIISLPVEVEGDGSLTQMDGELSYVTAFNVWENVFLIDIYQGMEMNLKRSVSINLGPERSLTYACKVLPCVNSDAVAIQVREHIYLYHIRKQKVESIASPNAFGSAKKFLPYINSLANATLN; from the exons ATGGAATTCTCTCAAGCATATTACATGAATGATGACTCTGACGATAATTCTCCTTATATCTTCAAGGGATTTTCCTCAGCAACTACATCTCAGAGGCGTGGTATTCACCCG CTTGCAGGATATGACTTTAAGACTGAGGCTTATGAGAAGGTAGATGAATTTCCTGCACACATCATAAGAAAAGGGGATAAGAAGATAAAAGATTTGGTGAAGGAGCATGTACTCCCTTTCCTTCCTGCTAAATCGCTTATGAAGTTTAAGGCTGTGTCCAAAGATTGGGAAAAATGGATAGCTAGTCCCTTGTTAACCCACCAACAAAGTTTCTCTTGCCAGAGTTTTTCGGGCTACTTCTATCAAAATATGAGTAAATGGGATATGAATACTACGTTTTTATCTCTGGACCCTTCTACAATTGGAGTTCCCAGCCCAGCCCTTGATTTCTTGCCTGAAGTTGTCAAAATTCTAAGCTCTTGCAACGGGTTGCTCCTTTGTCAGGGGTTAGAGAAGTATTATGTTTGCAATCCTGCAACCAAAAACTGGAAAATTCTCCCCCCTCCTCGGTACTATCATGGGGATGAACCGGCAATTGTTCTTGCATTTGAACCTTCTCTGCGTAACATTGAGGCATATTATCATGTTATCTGTGCATTTCCTATGCTTGATCAGCCAATCATCGGATTTGAGATTTACTCTTCAGAATCAGATTCTTGGAGCTGCTCTTCTGCATACTGTTCTGATCTAGAAAATCCGTGTCTTGTTGGTGGAGGTTTGTTTATGAAGGGGGTTGCTTACTATGAGACCAAATCAAACGAAGTATTGGCCTTTGATGTGAAAGAAGAGATCGCTGCAATTATATCTTTACCTGTTGAAGTTGAGGGGGATGGATCCTTAACACAGATGGACGGTGAGCTGAGCTACGTTACTGCTTTTAATGTATGGGAAAATGTCTTCTTAATAGATATCTACCAAGGCATGGAAATGAACCTGAAGCGCAGTGTTAGCATCAATCTTGGACCCGAGAGGAGTCTTACTTATGCGTGCAAGGTACTACCCTGTGTTAACAGTGATGCTGTGGCTATTCAGGTTCGCGAACACATATACTTGTATCACATCAGGAAGCAGAAAGTTGAGTCTATAGCAAGTCCAAACGCATTCGGTTCAGCCAAAAAGTTCCTGCCCTACATAAACAGCCTTGCTAATGCTACATTGAACTGA